TCAAATAATTGGTGTTCTGGAAATTGAAAGACGATGCCGACATGACGTCTTACATCCTTTAAACCTTTCGTCTTCGTACCAGCTGTTATCGTTGCGTCACCTATCTTCACAACGCCCTCTGAAGGCTTTAACAGGCCGTTTAAATGCATAAGCAAGGTAGACTTCCCGGAACCCGTATGACCGATAATAGCAGTGTAGGCGCCTGAATGGATGGTCGCATCTACATCGTGCAAAGCTCTTTTTTCAAAAGGCGTGTCTTTACTATATAAATAACCTATATTTTGAAGTGAGATGTCCATAATTCATTCACCAACTCTTCTTCCGTCATATGTTCACCTTCAAGTTTCAACCCGTTTTCACGTAGGAGTGCTGAAACTCTTAAAGCAAATGGCAAGTCAAGACCAATCGATTCCAATTGATCGCCATGTTTAAATACTTCCTCAGGTGTTCCCGTTTGCAGTACTTTGCCTTTATTCATCACGAAAATACGGTCGGCAAGAAGTGCTTCTTCCAAGTCATGTGTAATTGAGATGACTGTAAGGCCCGTTTTCCGTTTTAGTTCCTGTACAATACGAATGACTTCATCTCGACCTTGTGGATCGAGCATTGATGTCGCTTCATCCATGATCAATAAATTCGGTCGTAGTGCAAGCGCCCCTGCAATCGCGACGCGTTGTTTCTGTCCGCCAGACAAATGGTGTGGCTCTTGATCGAGGAAATCGCTCATCTTCACTTGTTTTAACGATTCGTGGACGCGTTCTACCATGTCTTCGAATGGAATCCCGTTATTTTCAAGTGCAAATGCAACATCATCTTGTACAGTAGAACCGACAAATTGGTTGTCCGGATTTTGAAAAACAATGCCCAGGCGCGATCGAATGTCCCAAATGTTTTCATTCGTCAACTTTTCACGAAAAACATTTACGACGCCGTCCTCGGGGAACAATAGTCCAATTATTAATTTGGCCAAAGTTGATTTACCGGATCCGTTATGCCCGACAATCGCAATCCACTCGCCGTCGTTGACTGACAGAGATACGCTGTCAACCGCTTTCACCACTTCTTCATCGTCAGTTGGATACGCATACGAAACTTGTTTCATTGATAAGATTTCCTTCATTGCCATCACCTCCAGCATTTTCTTCTATGAACAACTCGTCAAAACTTGTTTTGACGGTTGAGGCATATTTTTGAGGGTCTTATCAAAAATAGTTCTGCCTATAGAGATAAAAATCCCTTGCCAATTGCCAAGGAATTCATCGTTTTTTAAATAAAAAAAAGCGCGCACCTCATCCGAAGAAATGCGCTCATATCTATAACGAATACTGGAGTGCTCATGTCCAGTACCGCGGACGAGGTGCGTAGAGCTAGACCAGGCAGTAAGTAACCCGCTGATCGTAACACTCAGCTTTAAATTGTCGTATAAATCTTTTAAAAAAAGGGTGTGCCAGACACACCCAGTTAAAGTTGAAAATTAGACGAGTTCAATTACCACTACTGGTGCACCGTCACCGCGACGGGGACCCATTTTCATGATACGTGTATATCCGCCTTGACGTTCTGCATAACGTGGAGCTACATCATCAAACAATTTCTGGATTGCAAAGACTTCAACATCTTCGCCTTCCCCGTTTGTAATTGTAACTTGCTCACGACGCATGTATTGTGCAGCTTGACGACGTGCATGTAAATCTCCACGTTTACCAAGTGTAATCATTTTTTCAACGACTGAACGCAATTCTTTTGCGCGTGCTTCTGTCGTTTGAATGCTTTCATGTACGATAAGATCAGTTGTAAGGTCGCGAAGCAACGCTTTACGTTGTGAACTTGTACGTCCAAGTTTTCTGTATGCCATAAGAGTTTCCCTCCTTCAACCTATAAATTCAATTAATCTTCTGTTCTTAAATCAAGATTAAGTTCATCTAGCTTCGCTTTCACTTCTTCAAGTGATTTACGGCCTAGATTGCGTACTTTCATCATTTCTTCTTCTGTCTTATTTGAAAGCTCAAGGACAGTGTTAATGCCCGCGCGTTTTAGGCAGTTGTAGGATCTAACAGATAGGTCAAGTTCTTCGATCGTCATCTCTAAAACTTTTTCAATCTGATCTTCTTCTTTTTCTACCATGATTTCCGCAGTTTGTGCTTCGTCTGTCATATTGACAAATATATTCAAATGCTCAGTAAGAATTTTTGCTCCGAGTGCTACTGCTTCTTTCGGACCAATGCTACCATTTGTTGAAACATCCAAAGTTAATTTATCGAAGTTAGCCAACTGACCAACACGAGTATTTTCAACTTGGAAATTAACACGTGATACCGGAGTATAGATCGAGTCGACTGGAATTACACCAATTGCAAGATCATCGCGTTTATTTGTTTCAGCTAAATCATAGCCGCGACCACGAACAGCATACATGCGCATGCGTAAGTGTCCATTTTTCCCTAGCGTTGCAATCTTTAAATCAGGATTCAGAATTTCTACATCACTGTCATGCGTAATATCCGCTGCAGTGATAACTCCTTCACCTTTCACATCAATCTCAATTACCTTCTCTTCATCTGAATAGATTTTAAGAGCAATTCTTTTCACATTCAAAATAATTGTAGCAACGTCTTCAACGACACCTTCTACAGTTGAGAATTCATGAAGAACCCCGTCAATTTGAATGGATGTTACAGCTGCCCCTGGTAATGAGGAAAGAAGAATTCGACGCAAGGAATTCCCTAAGGTATTCCCGTAGCCACGCTCAAGTGGTTCAATGATAAACTTCCCGAATTTGGAATCATCGCTGATTTTCACAGTTTCAATCTTTGGTTTCTCAATTTCGATCATTCGTTTACCCTCCTTCAAAACGTCGTATAAAATGGCCGTTCCATATTGAAATCGATATTCACAGACTGCAAATTACAGTCTTATAATTCATTTTTACCAAAAAATGTGTTTCTCAATCAAATGGATGTTAAGCCATTATACACGGCGGCGTTTTGGTGGACGGCATCCGTTATGTGGAACCGGAGTTACGTCTCTAATTGCGGTTACTTCAAGTCCAGCAGCTTGTAGTGAACGAATTGCAGCTTCACGACCAGCACCAGGGCCTTTAACAGTAACTTCAAGAGTTTTTAAACCATGCTCCATAGATGTTTTAGCAGCAGTTTCTGCAGCCATCTGTGCAGCGAATGGTGTTGATTTACGGGATCCTCTGAATCCTAGTGCACCAGCACTTGACCATGAAAGAGCGTTACCTTGCATGTCCGTAATTGTAACAATCGTATTGTTAAACGTCGAACGGATATGTGCAATACCGGATTCGATATTCTTTTTCGTACGACGACGTGTTGTTTGTTTTTTACCTTTAGCCATGTTAAGAAGAAACCTCCTTTACGTATAATTTATCTTCTAACTGCGCGCTTAGCGCCTTTACGAGTACGGGCGTTGTTTTTCGTGTTTTGTCCGCGAACTGGTAGTCCACGACGGTGACGCATTCCACGGAAACTTCCAATTTCCATCAAACGCTTGATGTTAAGTGAAGATTCGCGACGTAAGTCACCTTCTACTCTCAAACTGTCAATTTCTGTACGGATTTTGT
This genomic window from Sporosarcina sp. Marseille-Q4063 contains:
- the rpsM gene encoding 30S ribosomal protein S13; its protein translation is MARIAGVDVPRDKRIVISLTYVFGIGKTTAQQVLAAAGVSEETRVRDLTDAELDKIRTEIDSLRVEGDLRRESSLNIKRLMEIGSFRGMRHRRGLPVRGQNTKNNARTRKGAKRAVRR
- the rpsK gene encoding 30S ribosomal protein S11; this encodes MAKGKKQTTRRRTKKNIESGIAHIRSTFNNTIVTITDMQGNALSWSSAGALGFRGSRKSTPFAAQMAAETAAKTSMEHGLKTLEVTVKGPGAGREAAIRSLQAAGLEVTAIRDVTPVPHNGCRPPKRRRV
- the rplQ gene encoding 50S ribosomal protein L17 translates to MAYRKLGRTSSQRKALLRDLTTDLIVHESIQTTEARAKELRSVVEKMITLGKRGDLHARRQAAQYMRREQVTITNGEGEDVEVFAIQKLFDDVAPRYAERQGGYTRIMKMGPRRGDGAPVVVIELV
- a CDS encoding DNA-directed RNA polymerase subunit alpha, whose product is MIEIEKPKIETVKISDDSKFGKFIIEPLERGYGNTLGNSLRRILLSSLPGAAVTSIQIDGVLHEFSTVEGVVEDVATIILNVKRIALKIYSDEEKVIEIDVKGEGVITAADITHDSDVEILNPDLKIATLGKNGHLRMRMYAVRGRGYDLAETNKRDDLAIGVIPVDSIYTPVSRVNFQVENTRVGQLANFDKLTLDVSTNGSIGPKEAVALGAKILTEHLNIFVNMTDEAQTAEIMVEKEEDQIEKVLEMTIEELDLSVRSYNCLKRAGINTVLELSNKTEEEMMKVRNLGRKSLEEVKAKLDELNLDLRTED
- a CDS encoding energy-coupling factor ABC transporter ATP-binding protein, encoding MKEILSMKQVSYAYPTDDEEVVKAVDSVSLSVNDGEWIAIVGHNGSGKSTLAKLIIGLLFPEDGVVNVFREKLTNENIWDIRSRLGIVFQNPDNQFVGSTVQDDVAFALENNGIPFEDMVERVHESLKQVKMSDFLDQEPHHLSGGQKQRVAIAGALALRPNLLIMDEATSMLDPQGRDEVIRIVQELKRKTGLTVISITHDLEEALLADRIFVMNKGKVLQTGTPEEVFKHGDQLESIGLDLPFALRVSALLRENGLKLEGEHMTEEELVNELWTSHFKI